From a single Pseudoalteromonas nigrifaciens genomic region:
- the cyaY gene encoding iron donor protein CyaY, whose protein sequence is MTDHEYHQLAEALMFTIEEQVDDCEADLDYESAQGILELIFPDNSKIVINKQAPLHQVWVATKFNGHHFELRGDKWIDNRSGAEFWQFINEASTRQAGQDVKWQSSL, encoded by the coding sequence ATGACTGATCATGAATATCACCAATTAGCCGAAGCACTTATGTTCACAATTGAAGAACAAGTTGATGATTGTGAAGCAGATTTAGATTATGAGTCGGCACAAGGTATTTTAGAACTTATTTTTCCTGACAACAGTAAAATTGTGATTAACAAGCAAGCACCTTTACACCAAGTATGGGTTGCGACTAAATTTAACGGACATCATTTTGAATTACGTGGTGATAAGTGGATAGATAATCGCTCTGGCGCAGAGTTTTGGCAGTTTATTAACGAGGCATCAACTCGCCAAGCTGGCCAAGACGTTAAATGGCAATCATCGTTATGA
- a CDS encoding DUF2914 domain-containing protein, translating to MSQKIVIKANVKREPQESVTTLTYEWNWRRIVSISMLLLMTSAAVIYGLTSAVSAEQDEHPNEPEDRVLAQSNDTSQRAVTSLQTTQVELNTSATVASQNSESELLVAPINLVAEQKVAEPDKVAAAELPVIPQAEIKNNSPEPVNIEQVPTTDLLVDTDVAAISDTALSSTQGFAPLAQLASVALGAQIDTDKISRAVLTRKVSKREPVNVFAADIRLSQFDETLSFFSELKNLQGQQVKHVWFFEDDIVAEIELDITSSRYRTYSTKNIMDSQIGQWRVDVIDEQGQLIAQKEFRILAD from the coding sequence ATGAGTCAAAAAATAGTTATTAAAGCAAATGTTAAACGCGAACCACAAGAAAGTGTAACTACACTAACCTACGAGTGGAATTGGCGTCGTATTGTGAGTATTTCTATGCTGCTACTCATGACCTCTGCTGCCGTTATATATGGCTTAACCAGTGCCGTTAGTGCCGAGCAGGACGAACACCCCAATGAGCCAGAGGATAGAGTGTTGGCGCAAAGTAACGATACAAGCCAGCGTGCTGTTACTTCATTACAAACAACGCAAGTAGAGCTAAATACCTCGGCAACAGTTGCGTCACAAAACAGTGAAAGTGAGTTGTTAGTTGCGCCTATTAATTTAGTTGCAGAGCAAAAAGTAGCAGAGCCTGATAAAGTAGCAGCGGCAGAGTTACCCGTAATCCCGCAAGCTGAGATTAAAAACAACTCACCAGAGCCGGTTAATATTGAGCAAGTACCTACTACCGATTTATTAGTTGATACAGATGTTGCCGCTATTAGTGATACTGCACTCTCTAGCACGCAGGGCTTTGCCCCTTTAGCGCAGCTAGCGAGTGTGGCACTTGGCGCGCAAATAGATACCGATAAAATAAGCCGAGCAGTGCTTACACGTAAAGTAAGCAAGCGAGAGCCGGTAAATGTATTTGCTGCAGATATTCGTTTAAGTCAATTTGACGAGACGTTATCGTTTTTTAGTGAGCTAAAAAACTTACAAGGCCAACAGGTAAAGCATGTATGGTTTTTTGAGGATGATATTGTGGCTGAAATTGAGTTAGATATAACATCCTCTCGTTATCGTACGTATTCGACCAAGAATATAATGGACTCGCAAATAGGCCAATGGCGGGTTGATGTAATTGATGAGCAAGGCCAATTAATTGCTCAAAAAGAATTTAGAATATTAGCTGATTGA
- a CDS encoding HAD-IA family hydrolase has protein sequence MIRFNRAIAPVSVLSFDLDDTLYDNRPIIKAAVQAQTDYLNTLPGYQHQGLQQWLHCRDCALQQQPKLIEDVTQWRLQTLGLLLAKQGFNADDAKHFASAAYKVFAQARSNITVTDDVLNLLDKLATRFTLIAITNGNADVSQFNLNNKFNLVLQAGLHGKAKPHNNLFDQAATHLQVPHKAILHIGDSLDSDVQGANNAGCQSVWLNNQAANYTYKGLADIEITNINALSHLI, from the coding sequence ATGATCCGCTTTAATCGTGCCATTGCACCTGTGTCGGTATTAAGCTTCGACCTAGACGATACCCTTTACGACAATCGCCCTATTATAAAAGCCGCCGTACAAGCGCAAACTGATTATTTAAATACCCTGCCGGGTTATCAACATCAGGGCTTGCAGCAATGGCTGCATTGTCGTGATTGTGCACTGCAACAGCAGCCAAAATTAATTGAAGATGTAACACAGTGGCGTTTGCAAACACTGGGCTTACTTCTTGCTAAGCAAGGCTTTAATGCCGACGACGCAAAACACTTTGCAAGTGCTGCGTACAAGGTATTTGCTCAAGCTCGCAGTAATATAACCGTGACCGATGACGTACTTAACTTACTCGATAAGCTCGCTACTCGCTTTACCCTTATAGCCATAACCAACGGCAATGCCGATGTGAGCCAGTTTAATTTAAATAATAAATTTAACTTGGTACTGCAAGCGGGTTTACATGGTAAAGCTAAACCGCACAATAACTTGTTTGATCAAGCAGCTACACATTTACAGGTGCCACACAAAGCTATTTTACACATTGGTGACAGCCTAGATAGCGACGTGCAAGGCGCTAATAATGCCGGCTGCCAATCTGTATGGTTAAATAACCAAGCTGCCAACTATACTTACAAAGGCCTTGCCGATATTGAAATAACTAACATTAATGCCTTATCACACTTAATTTAA
- a CDS encoding DUF484 family protein, whose product MSELNAQQVVDYLQHHPDFLIQHPELLAQLELQQQAQGATSLVHIQQRQLREHNTLLKNQIASMSKYAAQNEQVYRLFSLCHQQLCSNNDFDALASNLQDIICSNPDISDCRLVKYDTKYAQLVEHRLSNSGHYLGRINQQERDLLFSDTTQSTAIYLIGDINKPIAILAFASNNANHFEPAQDTLFVLDFVVALQSRLLELA is encoded by the coding sequence ATGAGTGAGCTAAACGCGCAGCAAGTGGTAGATTATTTACAACACCACCCTGATTTTTTAATTCAGCACCCTGAGCTACTTGCTCAGCTTGAGCTGCAACAACAAGCTCAAGGTGCAACATCTTTGGTGCATATTCAGCAGCGGCAATTGCGCGAGCACAATACGTTGTTAAAAAATCAAATTGCCAGCATGAGCAAATACGCTGCACAAAATGAGCAAGTGTATCGCTTATTTAGCCTATGCCATCAACAGCTTTGCAGTAATAACGACTTCGATGCGCTTGCCAGTAACTTACAAGATATTATTTGTAGCAATCCAGATATTAGCGACTGTCGGTTAGTAAAGTACGACACTAAATATGCTCAACTTGTTGAGCATCGCCTGAGTAATTCAGGGCACTATTTAGGGCGTATTAATCAGCAAGAACGAGATTTGTTATTTAGCGATACGACGCAATCAACGGCTATTTATTTAATTGGTGATATTAACAAGCCAATTGCTATTTTGGCTTTTGCCAGCAACAACGCCAACCACTTTGAGCCCGCACAAGACACCCTTTTTGTACTAGACTTTGTAGTCGCTCTGCAGTCAAGGTTGCTGGAACTTGCATGA
- the dapF gene encoding diaminopimelate epimerase produces MLVNFSKMHGLGNDFVVIDNITQNVFLSRDQIIKLADRHFGIGFDQLLMVEAPYSPDLDFHYRIFNADGTEVEQCGNGARCFARFVRMKGLTNKHKITVSTKSGNLTLYIEKDGQVTVNMGHPNFEPSKIPLKATKRELTYIIRTEEHTVFSGAVSMGNPHCVLEVDDITTAQVDILGPLLENHERFPQRANIGFMQVISKEHIKLRVWERGVNETLACGTGACAAMVIGFIQNKLISTVQVDLPGGSLQIRWNGEGHPVRMTGPAEHVFDGQVAL; encoded by the coding sequence ATGTTAGTTAATTTTTCCAAAATGCACGGCTTAGGCAACGACTTTGTTGTGATTGATAATATTACACAAAACGTTTTTTTGTCGCGAGATCAAATAATAAAACTGGCCGATCGCCATTTTGGCATTGGCTTTGACCAACTGCTAATGGTTGAAGCACCATACTCCCCTGATCTCGATTTTCATTACCGTATTTTTAATGCCGATGGCACCGAAGTAGAGCAATGCGGCAATGGCGCACGTTGCTTTGCCCGCTTTGTACGTATGAAAGGCCTTACCAATAAACACAAAATTACTGTGTCTACTAAGTCGGGTAATTTAACCCTATACATAGAAAAAGACGGCCAAGTAACTGTAAATATGGGCCATCCTAATTTTGAGCCAAGTAAAATCCCACTCAAAGCAACCAAGCGCGAACTGACCTATATTATTCGTACCGAAGAGCATACTGTTTTTAGTGGCGCGGTTTCTATGGGTAACCCACATTGTGTATTAGAAGTTGACGATATTACTACCGCACAAGTTGATATTTTGGGTCCGTTACTTGAAAACCATGAGCGTTTTCCGCAGCGAGCTAATATTGGTTTTATGCAAGTTATTTCCAAAGAGCATATTAAATTACGAGTGTGGGAGCGCGGTGTAAACGAAACATTAGCATGTGGTACAGGCGCTTGTGCAGCAATGGTTATTGGGTTTATTCAAAATAAATTAATCAGCACAGTACAAGTAGACTTACCCGGTGGCAGTTTACAAATTCGCTGGAACGGTGAAGGCCACCCAGTACGTATGACCGGCCCAGCAGAGCATGTGTTTGATGGACAAGTGGCACTATGA
- a CDS encoding heme biosynthesis HemY N-terminal domain-containing protein, which produces MIGLIILIIALVVVLAAAPFLLDEKGYVLISFNNTTIEGTIVSFAVLIIAVLVVSYLTYKLVRYLFSIYRNTKHSFFARSQGRKQAAIEQALWSVINDDYAQIEQALSSKVPDQYQDIRLALLAKAALANNQTDKALEYLFDINPEQQLKVAKLWLASGNSSAIESQLRVIAESKKATALELKIYTEVLVQQQHFSALEAFLPRLLRKKVLTNEQWHRVFNAYFASFPVDEVTAKYKQLPKKLHSYAYSAYLTQMAAAGQLSVIENDLIKMVKHEEQHAQLANILSKATTANARKLQTSIQDRLKKDEQNNSLLLALACLANAQGDYDLAARVFDKALNNENKKQYMQQAKLSYEKSAQLDKALVLYK; this is translated from the coding sequence ATGATAGGGTTGATCATTTTAATTATTGCACTTGTTGTGGTGTTAGCAGCAGCCCCTTTTTTATTGGACGAAAAAGGCTATGTACTAATTTCGTTTAACAACACCACAATTGAAGGCACAATTGTTTCGTTTGCCGTGCTAATAATCGCAGTATTAGTCGTTAGTTATTTAACCTATAAACTCGTGCGTTATTTATTCTCTATTTATCGCAATACTAAGCATAGTTTTTTTGCTCGTAGCCAAGGGCGCAAGCAAGCTGCAATTGAGCAGGCGCTATGGAGTGTAATTAATGACGACTATGCACAAATAGAGCAGGCGCTATCTAGCAAGGTACCCGATCAGTATCAAGATATACGTTTAGCACTGCTTGCTAAGGCGGCACTAGCTAATAATCAAACCGACAAAGCCCTTGAGTACTTATTTGATATAAACCCAGAGCAGCAACTAAAAGTAGCAAAACTATGGCTAGCTAGTGGTAATAGTAGCGCTATAGAGTCGCAACTACGGGTTATTGCAGAATCGAAAAAAGCGACAGCACTTGAGCTAAAAATTTACACCGAAGTGCTAGTGCAGCAACAACATTTTAGTGCTTTAGAAGCATTTTTACCGCGTCTTTTACGCAAAAAAGTACTAACAAATGAGCAGTGGCATCGCGTTTTTAATGCCTATTTTGCCTCATTTCCTGTTGATGAAGTAACAGCTAAATATAAGCAGTTACCTAAAAAGCTACATAGCTACGCCTACAGCGCTTATTTAACGCAAATGGCTGCTGCAGGGCAGTTAAGCGTAATTGAAAATGACTTAATAAAAATGGTTAAGCATGAAGAACAACATGCACAATTAGCTAACATATTAAGTAAAGCAACAACGGCAAATGCCCGTAAATTACAAACGAGTATTCAAGATCGACTTAAAAAAGATGAGCAAAATAACTCATTACTGCTCGCTTTGGCTTGTCTTGCTAATGCGCAAGGTGATTACGACCTAGCGGCAAGGGTGTTTGATAAAGCACTAAATAATGAAAATAAAAAACAATATATGCAGCAAGCAAAGTTAAGTTATGAAAAAAGTGCACAACTAGATAAAGCATTGGTACTTTATAAATAA
- a CDS encoding tyrosine recombinase XerC, with protein MSDNPAPNISDLSDNWRTPITLFSDYLKFERQYSAHTVNQYVSQLGFAALYFSKLCDDWFSVQGEHIRRYSMALRSKQLSGRTISLKLSCIRSLYKFLKAKNIAKQAHYHNPAVGIKGPKFAKPLPKNLDVDQMARLLEIPDDEPLAIRDKAMMELMYSSGLRISELVGANLQDISAANGEILVRGKGNKERLIPVGSKALNALKKWLIIRPQFATPDEVAVFLSSKKNRISVRQVRLRMQEWGIKQGISSQVHPHKLRHSFASHILESSGDLRAVQELLGHSSLSATQVYTHLDFQHLAKVYDNTHPRAKKRTD; from the coding sequence ATGAGTGACAACCCTGCGCCAAATATCAGCGACTTAAGCGATAACTGGCGCACGCCTATTACTTTATTTAGCGACTATTTAAAGTTTGAAAGGCAATACTCAGCGCACACTGTTAACCAATATGTCAGCCAACTTGGCTTTGCAGCGCTTTACTTTAGTAAGCTCTGCGACGACTGGTTTAGTGTACAGGGTGAGCATATTCGCCGTTACAGCATGGCACTGCGCTCAAAACAATTAAGTGGCCGCACTATTAGTTTAAAGCTCAGTTGTATTCGCAGTTTATATAAATTCTTAAAAGCCAAAAATATTGCTAAACAAGCGCATTACCATAACCCAGCGGTAGGCATAAAAGGGCCTAAGTTTGCTAAGCCTTTACCTAAAAATCTCGATGTAGATCAAATGGCACGCTTGCTCGAAATACCCGACGACGAACCTCTGGCCATTAGAGACAAAGCCATGATGGAGCTTATGTACTCATCAGGTTTACGTATTAGCGAGTTAGTTGGTGCCAACCTACAAGATATAAGCGCCGCAAATGGTGAAATATTAGTACGCGGTAAAGGCAATAAAGAACGCTTAATTCCGGTAGGCAGTAAAGCGCTAAACGCGCTAAAAAAATGGCTCATAATACGCCCTCAATTTGCAACCCCTGACGAAGTGGCAGTATTTTTAAGTAGCAAAAAAAATCGCATTTCGGTACGCCAAGTACGTTTAAGAATGCAAGAATGGGGCATCAAGCAAGGCATTAGCTCGCAAGTGCATCCGCACAAATTGCGCCACTCGTTTGCTTCGCATATTTTAGAGTCATCTGGGGATTTACGCGCGGTACAAGAACTGCTCGGGCACAGTAGTTTGTCGGCCACTCAAGTGTATACTCATTTAGATTTTCAGCATTTAGCCAAGGTGTACGACAACACGCACCCAAGGGCAAAAAAGCGAACCGATTAG
- the hemC gene encoding hydroxymethylbilane synthase: MTQTTNIVRIATRKSALALWQAEFVKAQLEHYHPGILVELVPMSTQGDIILDTPLAKIGGKGLFVKELEQAMLEGLADMAVHSMKDMPVEFPEGLTLHTICEREDPRDAFVSNNFANIDELPQGAIVGTSSLRRQCQIRASRPDLKIHDLRGNVNTRLAKLDSGQYDAIILAAAGLIRLEMKDRIRAYIEPEVSLPANGQGAVGIECRTDDEAIKALLAPLEHSETRIRVNAERAMNRHLEGGCQVPIGAYALVNGDQVHLRGLVGAIDGSEILRDEVSGHVNDAEKLGVELAKMLLAQGADRILAEVYRDA; this comes from the coding sequence ATGACCCAAACAACAAATATAGTGCGTATTGCTACTCGTAAAAGTGCATTGGCACTTTGGCAAGCTGAATTTGTAAAGGCGCAATTAGAGCATTATCACCCAGGTATTTTAGTAGAATTAGTGCCTATGTCGACCCAAGGCGATATTATTTTAGATACCCCTTTAGCTAAAATTGGTGGTAAAGGTTTATTTGTTAAAGAGCTTGAACAAGCCATGCTAGAAGGGTTGGCCGATATGGCCGTGCACTCGATGAAAGATATGCCTGTAGAGTTTCCAGAAGGGTTAACACTACACACTATTTGTGAGCGCGAAGATCCACGTGATGCTTTTGTATCAAATAACTTTGCCAATATTGACGAGCTGCCACAAGGTGCAATTGTGGGCACTTCAAGCTTACGTCGTCAGTGTCAAATACGCGCATCACGTCCAGATCTAAAAATTCATGACCTTCGCGGTAACGTAAATACACGCTTAGCAAAATTAGATTCAGGCCAATACGACGCAATTATTTTAGCAGCAGCAGGCTTGATCCGTTTAGAAATGAAAGACCGCATTCGTGCTTATATTGAGCCTGAAGTGTCATTGCCTGCCAATGGACAAGGTGCTGTAGGTATTGAGTGTCGTACTGATGACGAAGCAATAAAAGCATTACTTGCTCCACTGGAGCACAGCGAAACACGTATTCGGGTAAATGCCGAGCGCGCAATGAACCGCCATTTAGAAGGTGGGTGTCAGGTGCCAATTGGTGCTTATGCGCTAGTTAACGGCGATCAAGTGCACTTACGTGGTTTAGTAGGCGCAATAGATGGTAGCGAAATTTTACGTGATGAAGTTAGCGGCCACGTTAATGACGCAGAAAAACTAGGGGTTGAGCTGGCTAAAATGTTATTGGCTCAAGGTGCAGACAGAATATTAGCTGAAGTATATAGAGACGCGTAA
- a CDS encoding alpha/beta hydrolase, giving the protein MSLEFVEYPAQGEHKATVIWLHGLGDSGEGFAPVAPQLQLPNELGLRFIFPHAPVQPVTINGGMEMRSWYDIKSIELDKRADEQGVRDSAAKVEQLINQEIANGIAADKIILAGFSQGGVVALHLAPRFEQKLAGVMALSTYMCVPEKLADEALHTDLNIFMAHGSQDNVVPPSAGKSAFEVLTALSMDVSWQEYPMAHQVCAEELQAIRHWLIARLS; this is encoded by the coding sequence ATGAGTTTAGAGTTTGTAGAATATCCGGCTCAAGGTGAGCATAAAGCAACCGTTATTTGGTTGCACGGTTTAGGTGATTCGGGGGAAGGTTTTGCACCCGTAGCACCACAGTTACAATTACCAAATGAACTAGGGCTGCGATTTATTTTTCCGCACGCGCCTGTGCAACCGGTCACCATAAATGGTGGCATGGAAATGCGTTCTTGGTATGATATTAAATCAATAGAATTAGATAAACGTGCCGATGAGCAAGGTGTAAGAGATTCTGCCGCTAAAGTAGAGCAACTTATTAACCAAGAAATAGCCAATGGTATTGCTGCTGATAAAATTATTTTAGCGGGTTTTTCCCAAGGTGGCGTTGTAGCTTTGCATTTAGCCCCACGTTTTGAGCAAAAGCTGGCGGGTGTAATGGCGCTTTCAACCTATATGTGTGTACCAGAAAAGCTGGCAGATGAAGCACTACACACAGATTTAAATATTTTTATGGCGCATGGCAGTCAAGATAATGTAGTACCGCCTAGTGCAGGTAAAAGTGCGTTCGAAGTATTAACAGCACTTAGCATGGATGTAAGCTGGCAAGAGTACCCTATGGCTCACCAGGTTTGCGCAGAAGAACTGCAAGCTATTCGCCATTGGTTAATTGCTCGCTTAAGCTAA
- the lptM gene encoding LPS translocon maturation chaperone LptM, whose amino-acid sequence MKAIHTSQFKQLLISTVLLSALAGCGQSGPLYLPEQKAEQNKPQDVANPATQTEQTNTPKKQEQ is encoded by the coding sequence ATGAAAGCGATACATACTTCACAATTTAAGCAACTATTAATAAGCACTGTACTGCTAAGCGCATTAGCTGGCTGTGGTCAAAGCGGTCCGCTCTATTTGCCAGAGCAAAAAGCAGAACAAAATAAACCTCAAGACGTAGCTAATCCAGCAACTCAAACTGAGCAAACCAATACACCTAAAAAGCAGGAGCAATAA
- the lysA gene encoding diaminopimelate decarboxylase, translating into MDFFNYKNNQLFAEDVSIASIAQQYGTPCYVYSRATFERHYLAFANATKNHKSLVCYAVKANSNIAVLNILARLGSGFDIVSKGELARVIKVGGDASKVVFSGVAKTADEIAYALKLGIKCFNVESVSELERISEVACELNLAAPISIRVNPDIDAKTHPYISTGLKENKFGIDIQTAVSVYQHAASLPGLNIIGVDCHIGSQLTETRPFLEALDKLLTLIDELKACNIELTHLDIGGGLGVTYNDEQPPHPSEYAAQVTERLVNYRHLELIFEPGRAIAANAGVLVTQVEFIKQNQDKYFAIVDAGMNDMLRPALYQAWQKIIPVSVRDDETPTHNFDIVGPVCETGDFLGKDRELALKQGDLLVQRSAGAYGFTMSSNYNSRPRVAEIMVDGSQHHLIRERETIESLYQGEKILP; encoded by the coding sequence ATGGATTTTTTTAATTATAAAAACAATCAATTATTTGCTGAAGACGTAAGCATTGCAAGTATTGCTCAGCAATATGGTACGCCATGCTACGTTTATTCGCGAGCCACCTTTGAGCGCCATTATTTAGCCTTTGCTAATGCTACTAAAAATCATAAATCCCTGGTGTGCTACGCCGTTAAAGCCAACTCTAATATTGCGGTACTCAATATATTAGCGCGTTTAGGGTCGGGCTTCGACATTGTATCTAAGGGTGAACTGGCGCGAGTAATTAAAGTCGGTGGCGACGCCTCCAAAGTGGTGTTTTCGGGTGTGGCTAAAACAGCAGACGAAATAGCCTATGCATTAAAGCTCGGAATTAAATGCTTTAATGTTGAGTCGGTCTCGGAGCTAGAACGTATTTCAGAAGTGGCCTGTGAGCTAAATTTAGCAGCGCCTATTTCTATTCGCGTTAACCCCGATATAGATGCAAAAACGCATCCGTATATTTCTACCGGCTTAAAAGAAAACAAGTTTGGTATAGATATTCAAACAGCTGTGAGCGTGTATCAGCATGCCGCTTCACTGCCTGGATTAAACATTATTGGCGTTGATTGCCACATTGGCTCGCAACTCACCGAAACCAGACCTTTTCTTGAAGCACTTGATAAGCTACTAACGCTAATAGATGAATTAAAAGCGTGTAACATCGAGCTTACCCATTTAGATATAGGCGGTGGTTTAGGGGTAACTTATAATGACGAGCAACCTCCGCACCCTAGCGAATATGCAGCGCAAGTTACTGAGCGCCTAGTTAATTATCGCCACCTTGAGCTTATATTTGAACCCGGTCGCGCCATTGCTGCTAACGCAGGAGTTTTAGTTACTCAAGTTGAATTTATTAAACAAAACCAAGATAAGTACTTTGCTATTGTTGATGCAGGCATGAACGACATGCTGCGCCCAGCGCTTTATCAAGCATGGCAAAAAATCATTCCGGTATCGGTACGCGACGACGAAACCCCTACTCATAACTTTGATATTGTTGGCCCTGTTTGCGAAACTGGTGACTTTTTAGGTAAAGACCGCGAGTTAGCACTTAAACAAGGCGACTTACTGGTACAAAGAAGTGCCGGTGCTTATGGCTTTACTATGAGTTCAAATTATAACTCGCGTCCGCGTGTTGCAGAAATAATGGTAGATGGCAGTCAACACCATCTTATTCGCGAACGCGAAACCATAGAGAGCCTGTATCAAGGTGAGAAAATTTTACCTTAA
- a CDS encoding uroporphyrinogen-III C-methyltransferase, whose protein sequence is MLNILITRPQGKGAALAQQLEQAGYQASLFPVLKIEYLTPDSIELSPLTNADKIIFVSQDAVLALSELKPDINIKAQFYGVGQQTADTIYEVFGVRAAVPKQHDSEGLLALKSLADVDSCNIVLVKGIGGRPDIAKTLKQRGAFLNNCVVYQRTPIDPEPNNWIDHWQSQNVHGIVITSNAAVDAIFKNLAAPQRQWLQQCRFYVASERIGAYLQQHQVSSANIHIAAGASDNAMFTCINQQGSKMSEQSVPSTVDKAAQKTTNATANNGKATAKSETLKATDKADNTKQRVSKVGSLALIISLIVASGVGFEFYQKLNASKTQSLAVNQLNEQNKLLQQELQALKLAQANLQQTLLTSEQKVTAAMRESTTKNQQELKAALQQAQQQGSSLNPQEVTSLQRMAEFKLWAENDYQGTSAVLKRLDALLSDHPGTITVRQAITQDIQTLDAIKPIAVEAIYLQLSSVLKNIDELVFNAVNLPEEVAKIDDKVLSEDLSDWQQNLKNSWDQFLDGFITIRHREGVAIEPLLSEQQRHLVNQRVKLYITQAQDALLSKHASVYFAALSEAKRLVAEYFKQDDDVTKMVLKSLSNLEKEQLNFNPKVNLQSTQQVKEWAK, encoded by the coding sequence ATGTTAAATATCTTGATAACTCGTCCCCAAGGAAAAGGCGCAGCCCTTGCACAACAACTTGAGCAAGCGGGTTATCAAGCGTCTTTATTTCCCGTATTAAAAATAGAGTATTTAACCCCCGATAGTATTGAGCTCAGCCCATTAACTAATGCCGATAAAATTATTTTTGTGTCGCAAGATGCGGTTTTGGCGCTGAGTGAATTAAAGCCAGATATTAATATAAAAGCGCAATTTTATGGGGTTGGCCAACAAACAGCCGACACTATTTATGAGGTGTTTGGCGTGCGAGCGGCTGTTCCTAAACAGCACGACTCAGAGGGGTTATTAGCGCTTAAATCGCTTGCCGATGTTGATAGCTGTAATATTGTATTGGTTAAAGGAATAGGGGGGCGTCCTGATATAGCTAAAACACTAAAGCAGCGTGGTGCCTTTTTAAATAACTGCGTAGTGTATCAGCGTACTCCCATAGACCCTGAGCCTAACAACTGGATAGACCACTGGCAAAGCCAGAATGTACACGGTATAGTCATAACAAGTAATGCGGCGGTTGATGCTATTTTTAAAAACCTTGCTGCACCCCAAAGACAATGGTTACAACAGTGCCGATTTTATGTAGCTAGTGAGCGTATAGGCGCTTATTTACAGCAGCATCAGGTAAGTTCGGCTAATATACATATTGCAGCAGGAGCTAGCGATAACGCTATGTTTACCTGCATTAATCAGCAAGGTAGCAAAATGAGCGAACAGTCAGTACCGTCAACGGTAGATAAAGCAGCGCAAAAAACGACTAATGCAACAGCCAACAATGGCAAAGCTACGGCTAAAAGCGAAACGCTTAAAGCAACTGATAAGGCTGACAATACTAAGCAACGAGTAAGTAAAGTTGGGAGCTTAGCACTTATTATTTCATTAATTGTTGCCTCTGGAGTTGGCTTTGAGTTTTATCAAAAGCTCAACGCGAGCAAGACGCAAAGCTTAGCTGTTAATCAATTAAATGAGCAAAATAAATTACTACAACAAGAGCTGCAAGCACTTAAGTTAGCTCAAGCTAATTTGCAACAGACACTATTAACGTCTGAGCAAAAAGTAACAGCTGCAATGCGCGAAAGTACTACAAAAAACCAGCAAGAACTAAAGGCTGCCTTACAACAAGCGCAGCAGCAAGGCTCGTCTTTAAATCCACAAGAAGTTACCAGCTTGCAGCGCATGGCTGAGTTTAAGTTGTGGGCCGAAAACGACTATCAAGGAACTAGCGCTGTATTAAAACGTTTAGATGCTTTACTTAGCGATCACCCCGGTACTATTACAGTGCGCCAAGCCATTACACAAGATATACAAACCTTAGATGCCATAAAACCAATTGCCGTTGAAGCTATTTATTTACAGCTTAGTAGTGTGCTGAAAAATATTGATGAATTGGTATTTAATGCGGTGAACCTGCCTGAAGAAGTAGCAAAAATTGATGACAAGGTATTAAGTGAAGATCTTAGCGATTGGCAGCAAAACTTAAAAAATAGTTGGGATCAATTTTTAGATGGTTTTATTACTATTCGTCATCGTGAAGGCGTTGCTATAGAGCCATTATTAAGTGAACAACAGCGACACCTGGTAAATCAAAGAGTTAAGCTTTATATAACGCAAGCGCAAGATGCATTATTGAGCAAGCACGCCAGTGTTTACTTTGCAGCACTAAGCGAAGCAAAACGTTTAGTGGCTGAATACTTTAAACAAGATGATGATGTTACAAAAATGGTTTTAAAGTCGCTGTCTAATCTAGAAAAAGAGCAGCTAAACTTTAACCCTAAAGTAAACTTACAAAGCACGCAGCAAGTTAAGGAGTGGGCAAAATGA